In Dromiciops gliroides isolate mDroGli1 chromosome 4, mDroGli1.pri, whole genome shotgun sequence, one DNA window encodes the following:
- the TCF21 gene encoding transcription factor 21, translated as MSTGSLSDVEDLQEVEMLECDSLKMDSNKEFGTSNESNEESSNCEHGSPQKGRGGSGKRRKAPTKKNPLNGVSQEGKQVQRNAANARERARMRVLSKAFSRLKTTLPWVPPDTKLSKLDTLRLASSYIAHLRQILANDKYENGYIHPVNLTWPFMVAGKPESDLKEVVNATRLCGTTAS; from the exons ATGTCCACTGGCTCCCTCAGTGATGTGGAAGATCTTCAGGAGGTGGAAATGTTGGAATGCGACAGCCTGAAAATGGATTCTAACAAGGAATTTGGGACTTCAAATGAAAGCAACGAAGAAAGTTCTAACTGCGAACATGGGTCTCCCCAAAAGGGCAGGGGGGGATCTGGCAAGAGAAGGAAAGCACCCACCAAGAAGAACCCTCTGAACGGGGTCAGCCAGGAAGGGAAGCAAGTCCAACGAAATGCAGCCAATGCCAGGGAGAGGGCCAGGATGCGGGTCCTAAGCAAGGCTTTTTCCAGGCTCAAGACCACATTGCCCTGGGTCCCTCCGGACACCAAGCTCTCCAAACTGGACACTCTGAGACTGGCGTCCAGTTATATCGCTCACCTGAGGCAGATCCTGGCCAATGACAAGTACGAAAACGGTTACATCCATCCTGTCAATCTG ACTTGGCCCTTTATGGTGGCTGGAAAACCAGAGAGTGACCTGAAAGAAGTGGTCAACGCGACCCGCTTGTGTGGAACAACAGCATCCTGA